A portion of the Apis mellifera strain DH4 linkage group LG6, Amel_HAv3.1, whole genome shotgun sequence genome contains these proteins:
- the LOC100576337 gene encoding deleted in autism protein 1 homolog, producing MILSYIYNILKFKKWELLFLLTILIALKWSTIITFRPDMNRLMELHKCPLCFGTSACNYIHEVDITFHDFYSVFSYFFGVKNVFFGSFNKNRVVLKKLAKNFELDEFDRIVCENKNISHICTINIKDVDDNININFHKFIEKEVNLNFIKNNFNGLKLCPTIQHLDNFLKDVYHNKKDIHKKIFDINIWTLIVLNPEPLFLQILSADKDWPVPKYFGACGRIVIEEYIGLPLTAYYNEPWLHRAKIASSLLDAAYKFTYKNKNFGFYLTDISADNIAIDMNNNAKFVDLENIIVVDKNIAPAERSTTWNQLHVNTENFSCPECLAFSSVDICNHKISDHNYYAICKILLALNINNNILPGGLLHDIPVEILKNYPDVQNLLQQCVNPVSSNRILAGIQFKNLLDIIIQNQT from the exons ATGATTTTAtcgtacatttataatatattaaaatttaaaaaatgggaATTACTATTTCttctaacaattttaatagcaTTAAAATGGTCcacaattattacatttcgaCCAGATATGAATCGTTTAATGGAATTACATAAATGTCCATTATGTTTTGGTACTTCTGCGTGTAATTATATTCATGAAGTAGATATTACatttcatgatttttattccgtgttttcttattttttcggagtaaaaaatgtattttttggctcttttaataaaaatagggtCGTTCTGAAGAAATTagctaaaaattttgaattagatgAATTTGACAGAATagtttgtgaaaataaaaatatttctcatatttgtacaataaatataaaagatgtagatgataatattaatattaattttcataaattcattgaaaaagaagtcaatttgaattttataaaaaataattttaatggttTAAAACTTTGTCCTACAATCCAacatttggataattttttaaaagatgtatatcataataaaaaagatattcataaaaaaatatttgatattaatatctgGACACTAATTGTTCTTAATCCTGAACCTCTCTTTCTTcag atattatctGCAGATAAAGATTGGCCTGTACCAAAATATTTTGGTGCTTGTGGACGCATTGTAATTGAGGAATATATTGGATTACCATTAACTGCTTATTATAATGAACCATGGTTACATAGAGCTAAAATAGCTTCAAGTCTTCTAGATGCAGCttacaaatttacatataaaaacaaaaattttggtTTTTATTTAACTGATATATCTGCTGATAATATAGCAattgatatgaataataatgctAAATTTgtagatttagaaaatatcattgttgttgataaaaatattgctcctgcag AAAGATCAACTACATGGAATCAATTACACGTAAATACTGAAAATTTTAGTTGCCCAGAATGCCTTGCATTTTCTTCTGTTGATATatgtaatcataaaattagtGATCACAATTATTATGCAATATGCAAG atattattagcattaaatataaataataatatacttccTGGTGGGCTTTTACACGATATACctgtagaaatattaaaaaactatccAGATGTACAAAATCTATTACAACAATGTGTAAATCCTGTATCATCTAATAGAATATTAGCtggaatacaatttaaaaatctattagatattataatacaaaatcaaacataa